TGGGACTGTCATGTGGGCACTGGGAAGATGCCACAGGCACTGTGGTTAAGGGGGCAGCTGGCATGCTGGAGAAACACGTGGATGCGTCCAGGGCCTCACAGGCGCTTCCAAGAGCTCATGGGGTGTCCAGCCACTGTGGGCCAGCCTCCACCTTCCCCCTCTGTCTGTAACATGGGCCCCACCCAGTTCAGGCTGCAGTGCCCACTGAGACGGAAGCAAGGTTTGCCTCAAAGACTCACTGGGATTGTCCAGAGGGAGGGCGAGGCCCACACCCCAATCACACAACCCAAGGCTGCGGGGCGGACAGTTCTGTGCCCGTGGGCCGGAGATGCCAGAAGGGGCACCCAGGGCCCCACTCTCGAATGCAGGTCTCTCCAGGGGGAGCAGTGAGGGCTGCCGCCCCGGCTCTGGGAGCCTGGAGAACCCACTCTTCGGCCACCATCCGGCCATCATGCAGTCCACCCACCGCAGCCCACTGAAACTTACCAGAGCAGTCTGTGAAGGGTTTGTGTAATTAATTATCCTTCTTAAACTTGCCATTGATGTAAGGTACCCAGTCCAGGATCAGCCGCCAATCGGTGGCCCACACCAGCCCCACGGCGCCCACAGCGCCCCATGTGTAGGCCGTCGGGACCCTGCGAGAGGAGAGGGGATGGTCAGGCCTGCTCTGGACCCTTTCTCCAAGACCCTCTCCTGCCCACCCCGGCCCCCCGTCCTGAGCGGTGATGGCTGAGGTGCGGGCCTGGCACCTGTGCCCGCCCAGTGCTGTGAGCCCTGAGGGCTGGCACCAGCAGCACAGGCCCTGCCCATGCTGCCGGCTCTCAGGAAGCCAGTAACTGCTCAAGGGGCTGCTGGGGTGGGAGTGGAGCTGGGGGGAGGCTGGGCCTGGCGCATGTGTAGGTGTTTGTAAGTTTGCAACCACCATGATGATGGGTCCGGTCTGCTGCAGTCTGCAGAAATTCATCCATCCCTGCCACAGCTGCAGGACTCAGGCAGGTGCCGCCATCACAGTCCCTGTTCCCAGGCGAGGACACCAAACAACAGACAGGGCGAGGCCCTcacctgaggccacacagctggcgAGGATCGAGGCCTCCGGTTCCAAGCTCATGCTCTTGCCCACCA
The DNA window shown above is from Homo sapiens chromosome 19, GRCh38.p14 Primary Assembly and carries:
- the UQCR11 gene encoding cytochrome b-c1 complex subunit 10 gives rise to the protein MVTRFLGPRYRELVKNWVPTAYTWGAVGAVGLVWATDWRLILDWVPYINGKFKKDN